The proteins below are encoded in one region of Pseudoduganella armeniaca:
- a CDS encoding YeeE/YedE family protein, translating into MTIDWLYFTPWTSLAGGLLIGAAAALLILLNGRIAGISGIVGGLLRAPRADRRWRLAFLAGLLLAAPLWRGMAPLPAAHPVAGGAALVLAGLLVGFGTRLGAGCTSGHGVCGLARLSPRSLAAAVTFMLAGAVTVFVLRHLVGG; encoded by the coding sequence ATGACCATCGACTGGCTGTATTTCACTCCCTGGACCTCGCTGGCCGGTGGCCTGCTGATCGGCGCCGCCGCCGCGCTGCTGATCCTGCTGAACGGCCGCATCGCCGGCATCAGCGGCATCGTCGGCGGCCTGCTGCGCGCGCCGCGCGCGGACCGGCGCTGGCGTCTCGCCTTCCTGGCCGGCCTGCTGTTGGCGGCGCCGCTGTGGCGCGGCATGGCGCCGCTGCCCGCGGCGCATCCGGTGGCCGGTGGCGCCGCGCTGGTGCTGGCCGGGCTGCTGGTCGGCTTCGGCACGCGCCTGGGCGCCGGCTGCACCAGCGGCCACGGCGTATGCGGGCTGGCGCGGCTGTCGCCACGCTCGCTGGCGGCCGCCGTCACGTTCATGCTGGCCGGCGCGGTGACCGTGTTCGTGCTGCGCCACCTGGTGGGAGGCTGA
- the pth gene encoding aminoacyl-tRNA hydrolase has translation MTIRLIVGLGNPGAEYEQTRHNAGFWLVDNLARGLPGTFLQRESRFNALAAKTSIGGQEVWLLEPQTYMNRSGQSVGGLARFFKINPDEILVVHDELDMLPGVAKLKKGGSSGGHNGLKDITAALGTQDYWRLRIGIGHPRTLNLTQNVADFVLHRPRREEQLLIDEAIEKSLKIIPLAVAGKMAQATMELHSG, from the coding sequence ATGACCATCCGCCTGATCGTCGGCCTCGGCAACCCCGGCGCCGAATACGAACAAACCCGCCACAACGCCGGCTTCTGGCTGGTCGACAATCTCGCCCGCGGCCTGCCCGGCACCTTCCTGCAGCGCGAGAGCCGCTTCAATGCGCTGGCCGCGAAGACGTCGATCGGCGGCCAGGAAGTGTGGCTGCTCGAACCCCAGACCTATATGAACCGCTCCGGCCAGTCGGTCGGCGGCCTGGCGCGCTTCTTCAAGATCAATCCGGACGAAATCCTGGTGGTGCACGACGAACTGGACATGCTGCCGGGCGTGGCCAAGCTGAAAAAGGGCGGCTCTTCCGGCGGCCATAACGGCTTGAAGGACATCACGGCGGCACTGGGCACGCAGGACTACTGGCGCCTGCGCATCGGCATCGGCCACCCGCGCACCTTGAACCTGACGCAGAACGTGGCCGATTTCGTGCTGCACCGGCCGCGCCGCGAGGAGCAGTTGCTGATCGACGAGGCCATCGAGAAGAGCCTGAAGATCATTCCGTTGGCCGTCGCC
- a CDS encoding YeeE/YedE family protein → MPNLFALLAGLLFGLGLILSGMTDPAKVTAFLDVAGAWDPSLAFVMGGALLVALPAFYVARRRGTTLRGEPLQLPTARRLDRPLIVGSVMFGAGWGLAGYCPGPALASLSMTDGAPWLFVAAMLAGMALYEARQWWRGR, encoded by the coding sequence ATGCCGAACCTGTTCGCGCTGCTGGCCGGTCTGCTGTTCGGCCTTGGCCTGATCCTGTCCGGCATGACCGATCCGGCCAAGGTCACGGCGTTCCTCGACGTGGCCGGTGCCTGGGATCCGTCGCTGGCCTTCGTCATGGGTGGCGCGCTGCTGGTGGCGCTGCCCGCCTTCTATGTCGCGCGCCGGCGTGGCACCACGTTGCGCGGCGAACCGTTGCAGCTGCCGACGGCGCGCCGCCTCGACCGCCCGCTGATCGTCGGCAGCGTGATGTTCGGCGCCGGCTGGGGCCTGGCCGGCTACTGCCCCGGGCCGGCGTTGGCGTCGCTCTCGATGACGGATGGGGCGCCGTGGCTGTTCGTCGCGGCGATGCTGGCGGGGATGGCGCTGTACGAAGCGCGGCAATGGTGGCGTGGCCGCTGA